The following nucleotide sequence is from Salvia splendens isolate huo1 chromosome 2, SspV2, whole genome shotgun sequence.
tggacgtagatttacctcagtaaatcgaaccacgtaaaattctctgtgtcgtaatttatttttacgagcatttatcatcatcgaaaattcgccgaCTCATCATAGTGGATGAGCTTACTTACAATGAACAAGAGAGTGATACTTTGCAGAAATATTACTTTGTAAGCATTATTTTATGTTACATAACTGAATATTGGAGCCTATAATAAAAACCTTGATCCTAATACAAGTGACTAATTAGAAAGGAATAAGTAGCTAAGTGTTTTATGATCTGCTCAGCAGCTTTCCCATATACTCACAcaacatttaaaaaaacaataagtatgacaaataacaaattaatttatgcatactaaatactactccctacTAATGAAGAAATCCTTTTGTCCCCTAATTTGGTGAGATGCTAACTAAGAATTTAAGAGTTGCCCTAGAAACTGCTATGACTGGAAATCAAGGGTTTAATACGAAAACAACACTCGAATTATATGGATTTGGTGGTGAAAAAAAAACAGATCTTTTACATTAAATCTCAATTTGATCGAAACCAAGACATGAAATAGAACCTAATTTGAAGAATTAAGGCTGAAGAAACAAGAAGATGGAGCAACAATTAAGGGTGATCAAAGAGCTAGCAAACATACATAGTATTAATGACGATAGGATCAGATGAATTGATATGCATGCATGTTGtgacaaaataaagaaatactaGCAGGAAACAGCTATTATGAGTTATAGGAGTGTTCTTCTTGGGGCGGCAACAAGTTGAGATCGAAGCGGGCAAAGGAGGTGGTCGCATCTGTAGTGACCAAAACCCTAGCGTCGAGGTGGTTTGGTTGATCACGTTTGATGAGCTAAAGGGCGGCAACAAAGGAATCGTTGGTGTGGTCGGaattagaagaagaagaagaagaagaagaagaagaagagagcgGTGGGCAATCGTTGAGAAACCCTAATTGGGCGGAACAGACTGGAAAACCTTGCCGTGCGCAGAGCATGCAGGTTGAAGAGGAAGAATATTCACCCGAtttcttattcttcttaatCTTGGAGGACAAGGACAAGGACGAACTATGGGCGCTGCTCATGTGCCCGCCCAGCGCCTTCCCCGACTTGAACCTCTTCCTTGCAGTAATGTCCCTTCTCCATCTCCTTCAGAATCTTGATTTTGAACTTGGGAATTCTGCATCCACCTCCTCCGTTCTCCATCCTTCCTTCCTTCCGAATTGTGATTACAAACAACCGCGTTGCAATGcgactatatatatatggatggaAATAATTGGGATTTGGGATTCGAATTGAAGACATGTGTTTAATTATGGGATAGTTTCATTCCTTATATACAACTGGACTGGACTATCATattcctccctctctctcccgCCCCCCGTTAGTTTAAGTTTAATTACTTAGTTTTATTACTTTTTACAAATATTTTTGTGTGCGCAACATAAAATATTTACTAGGGGGTTTTTCTATTATTAGGATTCATTGAGTAGCTTTTAATTTCGCGTGATCCTGATTATAGATAATATAGCTGAATTTTtcgaagaaatattttttttataaaactcaaaatataaaaaactatGGTAACTTGAGGAAAACGGGAAGAAAACGAGTGCGAAGGGGGTCAAATTGTATTCCGTATACATGGTAAGTTTATCGCCATATATATCTCAAGTCTTATGAGAGTGGATTTTGGCCATATATATTTCCTTATTTATTAGGAGACCTCATTTCCATTCAGGTAACTAAAGCTTTTTCCTGGAGTTTTAGTATGTACTGTCAATTAATTAAGTCTGAGTGTAGTCGTAATATTTTAGAGTACGAACCACGATCCTATTAATTATGTTAAACATCTAATTGTTCACGTGCTTAACTAGCTCACATTACACATTAAAATTATTCTCTTAAATTCTAAATAAATACGCTtcataaaatatagtactaatattttcatGAATATTTGACcaaattatgaaaattaaaatatcatactgtatgattaaattttaaaaatataattacgATAATGTTTTTTAAAAGACTAAAACTAAACTTGAGACATTTTATAATGGTAAAAACCAAAAATACATTGAAAAAGACAATTTCGGAAatctcattttattaaaaaagaaaaaaaaagtgttgtGCACAAGCTTGTTGTGTGATAAGAGATGAAATAGCTCGAAGTCATGGACTGGCTCGCCGAAATACCGAGCTGCAGTCGTCACATTATGcctaatatattaaaatgtaACTTCTTGAACTAATTCTAGTGTACTAGGGTAAACGATATTCACCAACTACATTTGTTAATACACCACTATAAAATCGACAAGTTGACTCCAATCCATATTTAGGGGGAAAAATATATGCTCAATGAATATCACtctactttctctctctttttttctctcaattttttttcaatctgATTATATCAACTCTTTTTAACAAGAAAGGTAATAGTATTAGTTAATTAGCCTTAAACTTTTATTACGAAGAGGCTTATTATTATGAGTCTATTAGGttaaagtaaaattaaaattgcaattattttaattaaaaaagaatataaagaaaataatttggcccttttatattttaaaacaatCAATATGGAAACTTTATATAAATGTATATATGATAAGCTAAGTagttatttctctttatctgttttgtcattatttttctttttttttagaatttacctttttaagaaaatatatttacttttttagaaaaaataataaaaaatatttttctcaatttatcttttttttggaGTTGGTTCTTAGACGGTGTTTAGCTATGCTTATTTTGAAAGAGCTGTAAACGTATTCAGATAGTTAAACGTGAGTATCTTATTTAGTGTTAGAAAACATGATAAGAGAGACAAAACTGAAAGTGTGTATATTGTATTGATTAACAAGTAACAAATCATGGTAGaaatattttttgtaaaatatattattgctttgcttttaaaattatgaaaaaaattactTCAAATTAAGAGACTTATTTTTGTTAGCTTGTTTTTGCAAATTATAAGTTATTTTAAGAAGCTTAACAAAACACCCTTTAGTTAAGTCTTTATAACTATGTTAGAAAATGAGAGAAAATTATATACCAAAGTGGCTAAAACAAATAGGAGTAATTGAGTTGTCAAatgcaagttttttttttaaacataaCTATCTAAATGTGTTAAGTTGGGAAGAGAAAGTGTGGAGTCTCAACCTATTGGAAAGAGGAGATAGCATTTATAATATAGAATTCCAATAAATATAGTTCCTAGGTGCATTACTTCTATAGTTTTATAAATAGGGATGTACTATGTATCAACAAGAACAattcaaatcaataaaaatgtagtcttcaagagttctttagttttattttccgcattttacttttcaacatggtatcagagcagctaACGATCCATCGTTAGTTTtttcaaaaccaaaaacaaaaaaaacaaaaaaagggaAACCGTTCAATCGGATTCTTGTACCCAAAAAATCCCCAAAAAAAAGGTTGCACCAAATATCAATAGGCTATTATGCTTTATGAAGGAATTACTTTTACATTCCCACAATTTAAAAAGTTATCCACCCCATATTTTTGTTCAAGAAATCAAGACAAAAGAAAACAATTCCAAGTTCCTATCAAGTTTTGGAAGAAACGGGACCACCAAGATGAAGAACAGCGGGCAACGGCTGCCCGAACTAATCCGGACAGCAGCAACGGGGTGACCTCGGCGAGCTCCAGCAGCGGCTGCTCAGCTCCGGCCGACGGCGAACAGTGGCAGGGATAGACGACGGCGCAGACCGCAAGCAACGGCTACCCGACAGCAGCAACGTGATGATGGCCTCTATTGTCAAAGTTGCggaggagccaacgaagaacTAGCAAGAAAGAGTTGATTGGACGTCGGTGGGAGCGCCGATCATGAGATGGCAGCAAGCCCTAGATCTAGAGAAAAATCTGTATTCAAGGAACGTCCGGCTGAGGGGGAGAGGACTTCCACTGCAGGATAGTTCCACCCACAGCCGGGGAAGGAAAAACTGTGGAAGAAGAGCTAGAATGCCTCCACTGAGAAACCAAAAGAAGGTGGCCAGTGGAAGAGCGAGCCAGCGACCGAACACTACAATTGTCGGATGATTTCACCCATTGTCGAAGATGGCTGGGAAAAGACAAAGCATCCATAACCGAGAAGAGGCTCGATGTCTTGGTCATTGCAGTCCGGTAAAGATGCAAGGGCAGCAAGAAGGCCGAAAGCCTCCACCCATTAGCCGGCTCTATATGTTGGGGTTGGAGAAGAGAAAGAAGGGAGCACAATGAGACTCGGGTGGAGCTCGTTACACCTCAGTCTGGGAACGCTCAGGAGGCCGAGAGCCGCTGACGATAGAGGCAATAGCAAGGCCACGAAGGCTACTGGAGAAGCATTGATAGAGGGAGGAACGAGCAGAAGAGGCGACGAGGAATGAGGGATTGCCGTCCAGAAATACTGGAGGGGTTTGTAGATGTGAGCCCTGttataaaaaaaagatgatAGCCATGACAAGAGAACGACTCTCTGAGATGGAGACCAAATGAAAGAGCTTAGTTGGTGGTCGCTGATGGAGCGGTGTCACTCAGCTGCAGCCAAGAGAAGAAAATCGAGAATGATTCCTCGGTTTGTCCGGCCGAGGGGGAGAAGAAAAGTATCCGACCGAACAATCCCTCTCCACATGTATGTCGGCCGGAGAAAGCGAGTGAATGGCGAGGGGTAGACATAAGGGCCGCCAAGAAAGGCGAGGTGGTGATCGAGCAGATGTCGTAGAGATGCCTCCTGGATAAAGGAGCCCGTGCTGGAACCACTACTGTGACAAGGCTGGGAAGAGCCGCTGTTGGAGAAACATTGGTTAGCGAAAGTAGCTGACGACGAAGGAACGAGCAGACGCTGAGAAAGGAGGCGTTGCCGGctagaaaagagagaaaaaaaagaagaaaaacaaaagaaaaaaagcaGAGGAGCACATCGCCGAGAAGATGTAGCAGAAGTGGAGGAGCCGCGAGATTTAGCTGTGATCCGAGCGGTGACCGCGCTGAAGAATGTCGAGGAGAAATCGAAGTGAGTTGTGATGGGAGATGCTCATCGTCAGAAAATGAGCAGAAGCTCCGCGGAGTTCAGATGTCTTAAATTTGGGCCTAGTGGTTATTAGgctcaagaaagaaagaaaagaaatgaaaaatgggCTCATAGTTTGAGCTGGAATGGGCCGAGGAATGGTCTAAAGaggctcctagatacgagcaaaaactaTTTATGATAGCTCATGGATACGAGGTAAAACTGTCTAAGATGGCTCCtggatacgagctaaaactgtCTGAGATGGCTTctcgacacgagtaaaaactgccaatcagaaaaaaaaaaaaaaaacgaagtGGCACCtggatacgagctaaaactgtCTAAGATGACTCCTAAGTACAAgcaaaaactatctaagatggctccaagatacgagctaaaactatctaaACTATCTAAGATGACTCCTTGACTTGAGTTAAAACTGTCAAccaaaaattgaagagctctatgacatgagttaaaactgtcaacagaaaattgaagaagctccttgaaacgagtctaaactttcaatgaagaaaaatgaaaaagctcatttgaaacgagtctaaactgccaatgaaaaaaaataactccttgatacgagtataaactattaatgatgaattgaagaagctctatgatacgagcataaactatCAATGAAAAGTGAATGACTCctaaatacgagtataaactatttagcCAAACGAAGATTGTGTaagttaagtgtcgaaaaaactcgatacttaacttgagggaaAGTGTTGGAAAGATAACTTGAGTGTCCCAAGTATGTTGGGAAGAGAAAGTGTGGAGTCACAACCTGTCGGAAAGAAGAGATGGCATTTATAATATAGAGTTCCAATAAATATAATTCCAAGGTGCATTATTTCTCTAGTCCTATAAATAGGGATGTACTATATACTATGTATCAACAAGAacaattcaaattaataaaaatatagtattcAGAAGTTCTTCAGTTTTATTTTTcgcattttatttttgaacaTGTTCCTTGTACTCCTATTTTTGTAGTACTCCATTTATTTAGAGGAGTAGTTTGGATATGTTGTCGTTTCCGCAACGGTATCTTTTcctgacaaaaaaaaaaataatcatcgtttttctcatttTCGCACAAACCAAAAGGCAATCTACACAATTCCGACACCGCAACCCAATTGCTtacttgtttcttttttttttattatgtttctTTTACCTCTAAAGAAAGTCTGAATTGCAACACGTGGATCCCTCCAACGCCCACAAATACAAAAGGAATCTCGTTCTCCGGCAACAGTTCATCAGATCCTCTTCTGCCCCCATGTAATTTATGTCTCTATTTGCAATTACTGTTTATCTGTTTCTGTAATTGTACTTATCTAATCACAATATGCTACTGCTGCTCAGTTTTTAGCTGCTTATTGTTTTGTTTGAACAATCGGAATTGTCTGTTTCTTGAATAGAATCATGGTTGCCCCTACCTCTGCTCACTCAGAATAGTTTCATTTTTCTAAACATTTCTATTgtgaattttcttgtttttctctTTTCCCTGTGTGGATTGTTGACTTTGTCAGTGGAAATTTGTGTTTTGATTGGTCCTTTCTGGCATTATTGGATGGATTTTATTACATGGTTGCTTCAATCTTGTGTTTCTTCTATCCTTGTTCAGGTTTTGAGGTAGCTTGATAGATATTGGATTGGTTTCTGAAACTTGTACAAGGAATCAAGGATAGTTGAGGGTTTCAATTGGTACAAGTGGAGTTGAAGTGTGAATGGGGATTCAGACAATGAATTCTCATGTGAGTGGTGGTGGGCAGCAATCTCATGTTCAGCACCCTCTGCAACGCTGCAACTCGTGGTTAGGCCTAACGCTAGGCGAAGTGGAGAGGCACTTGCTAGGTAATTTGGCCAAGCCATTAGGAAGCATGAACCTCGACGAGTTGCTCAAGAAAGTGTGGACCACTGACACTAGCCACTCGTCGGGAATGGAGAGCATCGAAACATCCCCTGCAGCATCACTGCAGCGCCAAGCTAGTTGGTCTCTTGCTAGGGCTTTTAGTGGGAAGACAGTGAATGAGGTGTGGAGGGATATACAGCGAGGGTATAAGACGAGAAATGTGGAGGGCTTGAGTAGCCAGGAAAGAGCTCCGACCCTTGGTGAGACAACTTTGGAGGATTTCTTGGTGAAAGCAGGGATGTATGTGTCCAATGCCTCCACTGTTTCTGTTGAACCCATGATGTCCTTGGATAGTGCACTCAAGTCCCATAAATTCTCATCTCAGATGGGGTCGTTGTCTCCTTCGCCTTCAATGGATGAGTTGTCAGATACGCCATTGCCTGGCCGGAAGAGGATGCCTGGGGATCTTGAGAAGGCCATCGAGAGGAGGCTAAGGCGAAAAATTAAGAACAGGGAGTCCGCTGCACGCTCACGTGAAAGGAAACAGGCAAGACTTGAAATTTTTCCTTGTGTTATACTATTTGCATGCTGGGATATTTACTCGTATTGGATTCACAGGCCTACCACAATGAGTTGGTGACCAAGGTCTCGCAACTTGAAGAGGAAAATTCAAAGCTTAAGAAGGAAAAGGCAAGTTATACCTATTTGTATCCTTCTTTGATAAATGCATTTCCATTGTGCATACTGGCCATATATGTGACCGTGAGACTTTCGCGAGTATGCAATGTTAAATCTCACTTTTTGGGTACAATTTCATAGTTCAATCTTAACTTGCCATCTACTCTGCATCTTTTCCATTTGAATTTTGTCTTGGGTAATAGTAATAGTTTGTTTTTAAGTTGGACTTCAACCAGCTACAAATCAAGTTATCGGAAGGTACATGTAGTAGAGACCACAAAGATACTACACAAGGTAAAAATTATCCATGAGTTGGATTGATGTTTAATACTATACTTTTATGCGATAAAACTTTCCAATAATGATGGAGGTTGAGCTACTACATGAATTTTTACCTTAAATGTTATAGAATGGATAGAGTATGTACATGAAACCACAGGGATATATGTCTCGAATACAAATATCAATTGGTAACTAAAGCATGAATACCTTAGTCGCTCTAAGTGGCTGGATGTCGATAGAACCCAAAGTAATTCCTTTTGGGGGTTAAGATTTTGCTCGATTTTTCTTAAATTCTATGTATTGTCAATTTTGAATACCAtgctataaaataaaatcagtAAAGGGGCCACCATGAAacttttcaacttttcaaaaGGCGTGCTGCATGTAGATTGAATATAGATGCCAGGTTCATTAGTATTTCCAATCTTACCctattttttccaattttgatGGGTACAACTTTGAGTGGTTACTAAACATGAGCCTTTTTTTCGTTATCTGTTATGCCATTATCCACATTTGATCTCAAGGGGGGTTGTACAGTCTTGACTGTTAGAATTTTGTAAAGTACAATAAGACCATTTGCTTCTACTTTCTCCCAGTAGGGTTAAATGGACTGAAACGTGATGAACCTTAATCACTTATGTGCAATCTTTccttttataaatatataattcacGAGTTAATAACAAAAAGTAATATTGGAAAGTCGATGGTCCTTGTTATCTTAAGaactactactataattaaAGAAATTGCAGTTTACACAGGTCTATCTGAAGAAGTATATGATGAATAACCATATGAAGctgaaaaaatgaaaacatgaaAAATAAGCATCATGCATTGAATATTTCAACAAACTTCAAATTTGAAGACCGGAGGATCTAATTTATAATCAAAATTCTGGTGGTAGTGGCTTGGAAGCTAATGCACTAGAAAAGCAAAGGATCTAAGCAAAACAAAAGAAACCATTATCACACTTGACTACTTACCTTGATTATCAATTACTGTGAGCTTATTGGTGTTTTCTTTTCATTGACAAGTTTATCAACTTATGTCAAATGAAAATCAGCAAAGAATCAAAGATTCACATTAAACTTACAGAAGAGTAGATATCAGAAACTTTGCATGTAGTGATGTCTAGCTGCAGCAACACAAATGAGATGAAACAATAGTTGGTTACTTGGAGAGGGAAGTCTCAAGAAGAATATATGTTTAGTGTGAACAGAAGTTGGTGACTCGGTTGATTTCAAAAATTTGAGCCACCTTCTGTATCTAAAGGAAGCATGGATTGTGTAACTATACCAAATCAACTTGAAATTAAAGGCTGGTGACCGAACCTAAGATTTTGCTGGAGATAGGAGTCAAATATTCAGATAAATTCATATATTCTCTTGCGCATGTGGGCTGTGAGATTTTTGCTTTGTCCTTTTTTACATAAACTTGTAGAACTGTGTCGTGCTGTTCTTTGATGTTTATAATAAATCAGATTTCTCTTTAAGTAGTTGTGTTAGTTTATTCTACCTTCAAATATGTCTTGGCGTGGAAACACAATAATGGAGTTTGTTATTGTTTTATTCCGTAAAAATAACTTTTCATGTGACAATGATCCACAACAAATTAACAACCTAGTAGTGGAGAGGAGAATAGTCTCTTTCTTACATGAACTATCTGCTTGTTCTGTATTTTTTTGGCTTAGACAATAGACTGTAGACGTGTGAAGTGAGCGTGCTGATTGGTGGATATCTATACGAGTTTGGGTCTCTCGTGTACTAGTACAATTAGTTCATTTCTCCCTTCATAGGCTTCAGTGGGAATATTGCTCTCTGCCAGCAGTTTATAAAAGCTTTCTTGTTCCTCGGATCTACTTTCACTGTGAATGCTGGTCTCCTCCATGCATAACTAATCACTTATTCTATGCACTTTCGAGTTTAGCCATCAAAAGTCATGTTTTAACACCACATTAACAGTTAATTGGCTAAaatctgcagcttgaacatctCCCTTTTGTTTATTAATCAAGTTTGTAGATTGATAGGCTTGCATTGTGAATAATGGAAATAACTGTCAAGATTTCCTTGGACATTAGTTAGTGTATGAAGCTTCAGATAAGTGTTCCATTTGTTACTTGtgctttttctattttgatgCATTCAGTATAATATTtcagttttgttttgtgtgttgcaGGAATTCGAGCAGATAACTTGTTATGAACCCAACACCGTAAGGTACCAGCTGCGAAGAACTTCCTCGTCCTAATACTATGTGGACAATGTTTTTGCAGTACAAGGTTGAATCGGCATGCATTGCACTACTACTTTGTTAATGCAGTATGTAAAATTGTAACTCTTGTTGTAGGACATTAAGGCATAGATGCTCGTTGTTGCAAAGAGATTCCAGACAACACCACCCAAATGTATACTTAATTGGTTTCAAATCTGTTAGGGTGTGTTTGATACTATAGAATTAAGGActtggatttgaaaatggagcATCCACTTCTAAATATAATGTTTAGTACagcaaaaatatttatatttggaaTTAAGTTACAATTATCATTTTTAGTATCACAAAAATGTTTGTATCTGTGATTGGGTTATAATTATATATGCTCTCAATTTAACAGAATGAGTTCAATActggaaataaataattagaaatccAAAAGGGACATTTCTCAGTTTCTCTTAGTTCTCACACACAGAAAATGTACCCTACTCACCCCTCACTTcaaaattttactttttttcctttttttatcttttatttatttattttctttttccattttcatttacTGCGGCAGAATGAAAtgcaaaaaaaagtaaattttaCAAAACACCACCTAATCAAATACGCAAATGGAATGTTTCAAGCACATTCAAAGAAAACACATCCTGTTAATACTGTATCAATGAACCTATAAACGAAAACAAGCAAAAGTGCCTAGTTATTGTGAACAACAAAATTATTGCCAGGACTCAAATCTTGTTGAAGGCAACAATGTCGCAACTTTGGATGTATTCGTTCAAAGGCTCCACTGTGAGCTGCTCCTCTATCATAGTGTCAACAGAGACAAGATCATCAACAATGGTAAGCATGATTTGGAGCTTCTTAATTCCATAACCAACGGCAACCAATTTGGCTGCACATGGAAAAGCCATACACAAAGCTCAATAAATCACCAAATGCATAGATAGTAATAGTATGTAGACAGAAGATACTCCATAAGACtcccaaaaaaaaacaaatcagaaaTCATACATGCTCCCCATAAGAGGCCTGGCATCTCAATACTTCTAACAGCTTCTTCAAGCTTCTTCATGTCGGTTTCATCATCCCAAGGCTTAATATCCATGAGAACAGATGACTTCCCACCTGCAAGGTAGACACCTTAGAATTACAATGAACACATAATGTAGAAACACAAGGAAAAATACTATAGAAGCATATCTCGGAATTACAATAACACATACTGTAAAAACACAGTGACAAAGATTATACAAACATACCTCAGAATTAGAATGAATACATAATGTAGAAACAGAAGaacaaaaatatacacaaaatgtAGAAACGCAATGACACAGACCAACCAATCTGGAAATTCTAGTCATGTGGAGTAAAGGTTGCAACAACTTTTGAAATGACATAGGCAAACAGAAATAAAAGAGCCAGAACCATGAAAGAGTCATTTTTGCTCAGTGgaattaaaagttaaaaatgtCAGACGATAATATTTAGTTGCTACATACttactttctttctttttagcaGGCGTCTTGGCTGCTTCCCTGGCTTCTGCAGCCTTTTTTTCCTCCTCTGTCTCGTCGCCAAATAGATCGAGATCATCATCGTCGGCAGCCTCCTCCTGTATGAAATTAAGTTAACAACAGTTTTTAACCGGTCCCAATATACCAACAAAAACAAACTATTAAAATTAGTAAGCATAAGATAGCATCATACAATCAACTCAGTCTCTGATATATTGAACCAATGCTTTTCATAAAACATAAGCTGACCCCTAAACTGTAAACCATATTGTGTTGACACTTGCAATACCAATTCCAAAAGTTTCCAAGTCACCTACAATATCTTGGCAATCTGAATTGAAAAATATAGAACCACAGCACCTCCATGTGAAAGTAACAACCGAAAAACTTTTCCTACAACACAGCTAACTTCTTGCTGCATAGAGTTTAGGATGGCAAGAAGGAGAACTGAAAGAAGCAATGGTAGTGAACCTTACACATACAACATGTTTGGGTGAAGTTGACATCCATCAAAAGGTCACACTTTGCACAATTTAGACATATGGCATACCTGAGCTTCAACAGCTGCTACGGGAGCTTGGCCTCCGATTTGTACTCCAACAGCTTTGCCAGGAAAACTACACCGAAAAGAATTGCAAGTGC
It contains:
- the LOC121761721 gene encoding elongation factor 1-beta 2-like, producing the protein MAVTFSDLHTESGLKALDAFLSAKSYISGSQLTKDDVKVYASVQKPSADLYPNASKWYEAVAAKLATSFPGKAVGVQIGGQAPVAAVEAQEEAADDDDLDLFGDETEEEKKAAEAREAAKTPAKKKESGKSSVLMDIKPWDDETDMKKLEEAVRSIEMPGLLWGASKLVAVGYGIKKLQIMLTIVDDLVSVDTMIEEQLTVEPLNEYIQSCDIVAFNKI
- the LOC121786870 gene encoding ABSCISIC ACID-INSENSITIVE 5-like protein 6, giving the protein MGIQTMNSHVSGGGQQSHVQHPLQRCNSWLGLTLGEVERHLLGNLAKPLGSMNLDELLKKVWTTDTSHSSGMESIETSPAASLQRQASWSLARAFSGKTVNEVWRDIQRGYKTRNVEGLSSQERAPTLGETTLEDFLVKAGMYVSNASTVSVEPMMSLDSALKSHKFSSQMGSLSPSPSMDELSDTPLPGRKRMPGDLEKAIERRLRRKIKNRESAARSRERKQAYHNELVTKVSQLEEENSKLKKEKEFEQITCYEPNTVRYQLRRTSSS